From Mustelus asterias chromosome 5, sMusAst1.hap1.1, whole genome shotgun sequence, a single genomic window includes:
- the mocs1 gene encoding molybdenum cofactor biosynthesis protein 1 isoform X3 — protein sequence MGPAAVAAARQLQRAARQAWSSSFRGKCMASAPQPEPAPKRGVAKDQLGLQERRRFLREPLSFSAFLTDSFGRRHNYLRISLTEKCNLRCQYCMPEEGVKLTPRSQLLTSAEIVALAELFVSEGVDKIRLTGGEPLIRPDVVQIVAQLRKLEKLKTIAVTTNGINLSRLLPSLKEAGLNLLNISLDTLVPDKFEFIARRRGFHKVMEGINKAIDLGYNPVKVNCVVMRGLNEDELLDFVKLTEKKPLDVRFIEYMPFDGNKWNFKKLVSYQEMLGTIRQRWPELEKLPSGACDTAKAYQVPGFQGRIGFITSMSEHFCGSCNRLRITADGNLKVCLFGNTEVSLRDVLRSGATEEDMLEIIGAAVGRKKKQHAGMFNISQMKNRPMILIGG from the exons ATGGGTCCGGCAGCAGTGGCAGCGGCTCGCCAGCTGCAGCGGGCAGCCCGGCAGGCATGGAGCTCCTCATTCCGGGGCAAATGCATGGCCAGTGCCCCCCAGCCAGAGCCTGCACCCAAGAGGGGCGTTGCAAAA GATCAGCTgggccttcaggagaggaggcgCTTCCTCCGTgagcctctgtctttctctgcctTCCTGACGGACAGTTTCGGGAGGCGACACAACTACCTCCGGATCTCCCTGACTGAAAAGTGTAACCTGCGGT gtCAGTACTGCATGCCCGAGGAAGGGGTGAAGCTCACTCCGAGATCGCAGCTGCTCACCTCCGCGGAGATCGTTGCCCTGGCTGAGCTCTTTGTGAGCGAAGGAGTGGATAAAATCCGGCTGACGGGAGGCGAACCCCTCATCAGGCCCGACGTGGTCCAAATTGTCG CTCAACTCCGGAAGCTGGAGAAGCTGAAAACTATCGCCGTCACCACCAATGGCATCAACCTTTCCCGGCTGCTGCCCAGCCTGAAGGAAGCTGGTCTGAATCTGCTCAACATCAGCCTGGACACCCTGGTCCCCGACAAGTTTGAGTTCATCGCTCGAAGGAGAG GTTTTCACAAGGTGATGGAGGGTATTAACAAAGCTATCGACCTGGGTTACAATCCAGTTAAG GTGAACTGTGTAGTGATGAGGGGTTTGAACGAGGATGAGCTCCTGGACTTTGTGAAGCTGACAGAGAAGAAGCCTTTGGACGTGCGGTTTATTGAGTACATGCCCTTCGACG GTAACAAGTGGAATTTTAAGAAGCTGGTGAGCTACCAGGAGATGTTGGGCACCATCAGGCAGAGGTGGCCTGAACTGGAGAAACTGCCATCGGGAGCCTGCGACACTGCAAAG GCTTACCAGGTGCCCGGCTTCCAGGGCCGGATTGGATTCATCACCTCCATGTCCGAACATTTCTGCGGCTCTTGCAATCGACTAAGGATCACTGCCGATGGTAATCTGAAG GTCTGCCTCTTTGGGAACACGGAAGTCTCCCTGAGGGATGTGCTGCGTTCCGGGGCCACAGAGGAGGACATGTTGGAGATTATCGGCGCAGCAGTGGGCAGAAAGAAGAAACAGCACGCGG GGATGTTTAACATATCTCAGATGAAGAACAGGCCCATGATCCTGATCGGTGGGTGA